The window GCTCCCTGGTGCGCACCGCCCTGACCAACCGCTTCCCCGAAGCCAGCGGCCGCAGTGACCGCCGGGCGCTCTCCCAACTGGTGAGCAACGGCGCCTCGTTCCGGCTGCAGGAGATGGTGGAAGCGGACCCGTCCATCATTGGCAGCACCGAAACTCTGTGGGTACGCACCTCCGACGATGTCGACATGTTCCTCAAGGGGCAGATCTCCCGCGACGTGGTAGAGGAGAACCGCCGCGTCACCGACCAGCAGATCGGCTGGGTCGACGCCCTCGACGCTGACGGTGCCATCACCACCCGCTTCAACACCGGCTTCTTCACCTCCGGTGACTCCCGCGAGCCGGAGCTCGCCGGCATCTGGGGTGCGGTGGTGGGCTCCGCCTACGTGATGCTCATCACCCTCCTGCTCTCGTTCCCCCTGGGGGTGGCGACGGCGGTGTATCTCGAAGAGTTCGCGCCCCAGAACCGCTGGACCGACCTCATCGAGATCAACATCAACAACCTGGCGGCGGTGCCCTCCATCGTCTTCGGTCTGTTGGGTCTGGCGGTCTTCCTCAACGTCTTCCATCTACCGCGCTCGGCACCGCTGGTGGGCGCCCTGGTGCTGACCCTCATGACCCTGCCCACCATCATCATCGCCAGCCGCTCGGCCTTGAAGGCGGTACCGCCGTCCATCCGCGAGGCCGCCTACGGCCTGGGCGCTTCACCGATGCAGGTGATGTTCCACCACACGTTGCCGCTGGCCCTGCCGGGAATGCTCACCGGCACC is drawn from Acidobacteriota bacterium and contains these coding sequences:
- the pstA gene encoding phosphate ABC transporter permease PstA; amino-acid sequence: MTDPSRPKNPPEGAPLRSELADPKSPSPATADETATSGAPEPVTPGAAPAQRSRNPNLTTQAVSRRLGKRYASERRFRLICMSAVGVALLFLGTLFFTIFSKGYSGFYQNFVQLEIFFDPEVIDPEGTRDPETLGLANYGSLVRTALTNRFPEASGRSDRRALSQLVSNGASFRLQEMVEADPSIIGSTETLWVRTSDDVDMFLKGQISRDVVEENRRVTDQQIGWVDALDADGAITTRFNTGFFTSGDSREPELAGIWGAVVGSAYVMLITLLLSFPLGVATAVYLEEFAPQNRWTDLIEININNLAAVPSIVFGLLGLAVFLNVFHLPRSAPLVGALVLTLMTLPTIIIASRSALKAVPPSIREAAYGLGASPMQVMFHHTLPLALPGMLTGTIIGMSQALGETAPLLMIGMVAFIVDIPATPTDPSTVLPVQVYLWADSAERAFVEKTSAAIIVLLGFLIAMNILAVIIRKRTEQRW